tcagccactgtgcccagcctagttgCCCACTTTAGATCTAGAGCaaaataatccaaataaaatTGTCAGACCTGTCTATTCTCTTCTGCTCCTTCAACTCTCCCTTTCCATTTCTATCTATCTTGTAATCAACCTTTCTCCATAAAAGGtaaattctggctgggcgtgttggctcacgcctgtaattccaacactttgggaggccaaggcaggcagatcacctgaggtcaggagttcgagaccagcctgcccaacatggcgaaaccccatctctactaaaaatacaaaaaattagctgggcgtggtggcaggcgcctgtagtctcagctactggggaggctgaggcaggagaattgcttgaacccagtggcagaggctgcagtgagccgagattacgccactgcactccagcctcggcgacaagagtgaaactcaaaaaaaaaaggtaaattctgTGCATTTTAAGTGAcaacattaaataattttaaagtaattttgtgtattttttaaaagaattattccaTATTAAGTGCTTCTATATTATACAATTTCTCCATCTTGCCACTGCAATTTCCATGCACTTTTATTGCCCTTGACtgaatttctaaaaattactTATAATGAAAGACATTAGATAAAAATTGCTCAAAACTTACCATTTTTCCTCTTAGTGGTTTCAGGAAGGACTACGTAATTTCTCAGTCTTACAGCGAGTTCAAAAGTAAGTCTCCagtcccaaaagaaaaaaagaattaggctcatttttctgtcttaacTCACACACGCTCATCTTTactgcacattttaaataaaaatcctcgctgggcgtggtggctcacgcctataatcctaacactttgggaggccgaggcgggtggatcacttgaggtcaggagttcgagagcagcctggccaacatggcgaaaccccgtctctactaaaaacacaaaaattagccgggtgtggtggcgggcgcctgtagtcccagctactcaggaggctgcggcaggagaatcacttgaacccaggaggcggaggcggaggctgcagtgagccgagatcgcaccactgcactccagcctgggtgacagcacgagactccgtcaaaaaaaaaaaaaatcctctaatGGCATCCTCTAGGTAATAAAAACCCAGCTATAGAAGTAATGACGAGATATCCTATCCGATTCAAGCGTCCCAATCTCCTACTTGCCCGGCTTGCTCTTCTTCAAGAGCCTCCTTGCAAGTCACCCAATAATCCAGATACCTTCCCTTAGGGTCCAGGAATTGGGTGTCCCTTTTGCCTGGAATTCTTACACTCAGACATCTCTACGGCTAATTTCCTCACTTCCAAATTTCTGCTTAAATGTCAAGTTTAACTGACCTGACAATCCTACACAGAACTGCTTTAGCCCTTCAGCCCTAGGACATTCCTATTTCCTTCTCCCACAGCACTTATCAACTAACATACTatgaacttctctttttttttttcaccacagCACTTATCACTAATATACTatgaacttctcttttttttttttttcaccacagCACTTATCACTAATGTACTAtgaacttctctctctctttttttttttttttcattttgagacgcagtctcgctctgtcgccaggctggaatgcagtgtggcacgatctcagctcactgcaatctccgcctccgcctcccgggttcaagtgattgtcgtgcctcagcctcccgagtaggtgggactacaggcgcgcgctacCATGcacgactaatttttgtatttttagtagagacggggtttcgccgtgttggccaggctggtctcgaactcctgacttcaggtgatccgcccgcctcggccttccgaagtgctgggaggCCGCCGTGCAGGGTCCTTCTTTTACTCTGACGTTGCAACAACAGCCTCGCCGCCCACTGTTCACTCGCAGTATCCCAAGAACTAAACCTGTAGCATCACAGAACTCAGCAAGCATTCGAGtaagtgaatgaaagaatgacGTTACTCCATACTTGGGCTTTACTACTTCGTTTAGCACAGCCGTTGttaaaacaggaaaaatgcaATCGCAGATGCCAGCAGAGGTCTGTTGGTTCAAAATTATAGTTTCTTTGGGCCAGCGGAAGTTGGGCGCGGGACCCAAGAGAGAGAACGCCCCTTACCGCCtcacctccttcctcccctcatcTTCCTATCTCAAACCAAAACGACAATGCAATTTATCCCCAACCGGAAATCTGACAGTGAAAGGGAGCTCTACTAATAATTGCACTGGGACAAGAAGTGTAAGGCGAAACTACCTGGGCAACCTCAAGCAATGCTTTACACTCGGCAGCCAAACGGAAAGGACCACTTCCGCCCAGCTCTCCCGCTACGGGGAGCCAATTGCCACAGCACCCGGAGCGCCGACGCAGGACCGGAAGTGACGCAGAGAGGTTTCCGGGACTGGTGAGTAGTGGGCGATTTAAAAACCCGCGAGTGTAGTTGTGACCTTCGCGGTAGGTGCCGGTTGGGGCCGGCTGTGATTGTTATCTTGGTGCTGCAGAGGATAGCAGAAGAGGAGATTGGGTCAGAAAACTGCCCTGCCGCACCAGAGCACAGCGCACTAGTGGGACAGGGGTCCTGACTCAGACTTACTGGCTGTGTCTCGTGGTTTTTCATTGTCCTGGAAAAGGCCTGAAGTGGCACTGAAATGAGGTATAGATGAGGTAACGTCGAGGGAGCGGTTTGCAGGTTGCAAAGGGGCCCTACTGATGCTGCTTAATAGTAAACAGTGCTTACTCTAGGACAGGAGTTGTTTCCAGCTTTACGTGTAAATCTCGCGATATTGTGGCCTGGGCACTATTTCCATTAAGGAGGAAACTGCACAGATAAGTCATTTACCTGCTGTTGCACAGCTCTGGCTCTCGGATTCAGGCTGGCTTCCGAGTCGGTGCTCTTAACCACCATACTATGTTGCCTTCTGTTGTCGTTGTTGACTGTGGCCATGTAGCCtcgcagtttcctcatctgtaacagtAAATAACTCAAAACCTGCATGGTGGCCCACTAGGGTTTCACTTTCGAGCTTGCCAGATGTAGAAAATTCTGGAGAATGGAGTACTATGAGGACCATTAGAAGATCTTCcaaggccggacgcagtggctcacccctgtaatcccagcactcttggaggccgaggcaggtggatcacttgagcgcaggagtttgagaccagcctgggcaacatggcgaatccccatctctactaaaaatacaaaaattagcccggtgtggtgttccgcgcctgtagtccgagctgcttaggaggctgaggtgggaggatctgcttgagctcaggaagtcgaggctgcagtgagctgagatcacgccactgcactccagcctaggcgactagtgaaaccctgtgtcaaaaagaaaaaaacaaaaacaaacttgcAAGACCTCGAGTGGTTTTTGGAGACCCTGTATCACTTTAAATAATGTGTTAAATAAACATCTTCATCTCATTAAGTGGAAATGTTGAAAAATTGCTTTTGGAATAATTGGCTTATGGATATTTCATCAAATTTACAATTGGCTATGCTTTCTTATTGTGCATACTATGAAATGCTTTTCTTCAAAAAGTTTATAAGTGGTAAGTTTAAGAATGAGGTTGACAGCATTATCTTTTGTGGTTATTTGATTAAACATTTACTAATTGTGCATATTTTGGAGCCAGCAGTTTTTTTCTACCTTTCCATTGCCCTCCCACCTTCCCTCTGTTGCCAACCTTTTCAGTTCCTTGTTGGATGTAGATACTTAGAAGGCTTACAGGCTGTCTGGGAAAAGTACCCTATGCCTTATCCCCTCCCACCTCTTGAGCCTGGCCTTTGTGTAGCAAATGTTGCTTAAGGGGCAGTGGCTTCTCCCTTCTTCTGCCTTGACCCTGCCCATTTGTAGAGTGACCTGCGTGTGTATTCCTTGATTCTTGATTCTGATAAAGCACTTgacattttaaacattcttttttttttttttttttttttttttgagacggagtgttgctctcttgccaggctggagtgctgtggcatgatcttggctcactgcaacctccgcctcccgggttcaagcgattctcctgcctcagcctccctagtagctgggattacaggtgcacgccaccatgcccagctgatttttgtatttttagtagagacagggtttcaccatgttggccaggatggtctttatctcttgactttgtgatcctcccccctcggcctcccaaagtgctgggattacaggcgccccgcCACATTATTCTGTTTTTTGGTAAAGCACATTGTAATGCCAGTATATACCACCCCAACTCCAAATTCTGTTGCAATCAGGGGAGGCGGGCAGTGTCATTCTATGCAATAAGCATTTAGTGCTGGCTTATATTAGTGATACTGAGATTTATTGAAGTTAGTTCCTATTACATAGTAGCTTTAGCATAATGGGCACACAGAATTATGAGAATACTGAGGGGTGGGGAGCCTTGGGAAGGGTGCTGAAAATGGAGGTcaagaaaagttttatttaagaAGTTGGAGGGGGCTTGGGAAAAGGAAGGGTAATATTTAGAGAAATGGATTAGGGAGGAGGTTGGTTGAAGCAAGGGTAGGGAGAATAAGAACAAGGGTGTGTGAGGCAGGAGACGGGATGGACGTTTGTGTATTATGTACCAGGCTTTGCTAGGTTACATAATTCATTTGCTCCTCTGGATGGCCTGTGAAGTGGGTTATAGTATCTCTGTTTCGTAGGTGAGAAAACAAGATTGGAGAGGTTAAATGGCTTACCTAAGTTACAGTgtgctggtaagtggcagagccactatttgaacccagatctctATGATGACAGCTCTTTTGCCCATATGCTTTGATGCCTCAAAGATCCAGGCCTAAAGTGTACCTGTGtaccattttctttgttttgacttCAGAAACTTGAACTTTacctgatttctgtatgttgtcATCTTGCGTACGCCCAGTCCCCACGACAGTCCGGTTTGTAGATTCCCTTATCTGCAATTCTTCTCGTTCCTTCATGGATTTGAAggctctcctttcttccttgaaTGACTTTGCATCCCTCTCGTTTGCTGAGAGTTGGGACAATGTTGGATTACTGGTGGAACCAAGCCCACCACATACTGTAAATACACTCTTCCTGACCAATGACCTGACTGAGGAAGTGATGGAGGAGGTGCTGCAAAAGAAGGCAGACCTCATTCTCTCCTACCATCCGCCTATCTTCCGACCCATGAAGCGCATAACCTGGAACACCTGGAAGGAGCGCCTGGTGATCCGGGCTCTGGAGAACAGAGTCGGTATCTACTCTCCTCACACAGCCTATGATGCTGCGCCCCAGGGCGTCAACAACTGGTTGGCTAAAGGGCTTGGTGAGAAGCCTCTTTCATATTTGATATTTTCCCTGCAAATACTTTGAAACTTTAGAATGTCTTTCCAGTAAAGTTTTAACTGCTTTAGGGTTGGGGAGggcatgattccatttttatataataattttaaaataatgttgctGAAATTTGGCAGTTAAATTGcatttgaaaaaggaaacattttttattcttatggaGTAAGGAGAGCAGAAGTCTTCCTTACTGGACTGAGCTTCATCATTCCTCACTTTTGTGGCACAATGCCTGCCACCCAGGCACTTGGAAAATGCTTGTTGAATTGAAAGCTCAGGCCTCTCCAGAATACACTTGATTGATAAGTCAGGTAAATAGATATCAGGGTTTTAATGAATGTTTTTAGTGAATGTTTACTTATGCCTAGCACAATGAGGGAATGATGGATGGattttagctttattttagtAAGTCTTTAGTTTACTCATTTCGGGCTGAAGCTTTTATGATGATATCTGGATTAATGTGGTCAAATAAAGTATGAGCATTTGCAACCTGAATGATGGTTTACGTGGCTAGATTTACCAAGCAGTAGACCATTCTGTGTATTATCTGAAAATGTATGAATCAGTCTTTCTTGTCCAAGTTTTTCAGAGATTTAAGaatcttttggaaaataattctgaaaataatttgattttgtaTGTCCATACCAAACTCCTAGATTATGGGGACTGGTGATGTATATCTAAgggatatgtatgtgtgtgcgtgttaTATAAGCATGAGaatgaatcttttaaaaaagtcatttctTAGAAATTTTGCCTATAATAGTTTATCTTACTTTTAAATCTTAATCTCTTACCCCCCAAAACTCCCATTTTCCCACAATATTTTCTCTAGGAGCTTGTACCTCCAGGCCCATACATCCTTCCAAAGCTCCCAACTACCCTACAGAGGGAAACCACCGAGTAGAATTCAACGTTAACCACACCCAAGACCTGGACAAAGTCATGTCTGCAGTGAAAGGAATTGACGGTGTTTCTGTCACTTCTTTTTCTGCTAggtacaatttatttttctctttttttgtgtgtatttatttgtaaGCATCTTCCTTACAAAGTCTATAACCCTGGTATTTAGGCttgaaacaaataattttctctggaGTTGGTTTACAAAGCAGCATACTCCTTATTTGTTTGTGGGTCCTGGAGAACTATGGaattttttcaaaacaataaaaacggTAAGTAACACTAAGTATTTTCTGTGTCAGGGGACTATACTATGCGTTTTACCTACAGTATTTCTAATCCTGGTAATGTTCAAAGATAGTTGTTTTTACTTTAGAGAATACAGATAGATCCTAGTGATGTGGTGATAAGGCTTTTATTGGTTCCCAGCAAATCAGTGATTCCCAAGcgctttcttttttatatttatctttacattttaaatatatattttcataaatcagTCTTTTTATTTAACATCATGGGAAATACTTTTCTGaatagtctttttttgtttgttttaagagactcccaggctgggcacggtggctcacacctgtaatcccagcactttgggaggctaaggctggtggatcacctgaggtcaggagttcgagaccagcctgaccaacatggagaaaccccgtctctactaaaaatacaaaattagctgggcatagtggcgcatgcctgtaatcccagctactcaggaggctgaggcaggagaatcacttgaacccgagaggcagaggttgcagtgagccgagatggctccattgcactccagcctgggcaacaagagcgagactctgtctcaaaaaaaaaaaaaaaaaaaaaaaaaaagcgactcccatgctgga
Above is a genomic segment from Pongo pygmaeus isolate AG05252 chromosome 11, NHGRI_mPonPyg2-v2.0_pri, whole genome shotgun sequence containing:
- the NIF3L1 gene encoding NIF3-like protein 1 isoform X2, whose product is MLSSCVRPVPTTVRFVDSLICNSSRSFMDLKALLSSLNDFASLSFAESWDNVGLLVEPSPPHTVNTLFLTNDLTEEVMEEVLQKKADLILSYHPPIFRPMKRITWNTWKERLVIRALENRVGIYSPHTAYDAAPQGVNNWLAKGLGACTSRPIHPSKAPNYPTEGNHRVEFNVNHTQDLDKVMSAVKGIDGVSVTSFSARTGNEEQTRINLNCTQKALMQVVDFLSRNKQLYQKTEILSLEKSPRSKSWPCVLVLGAAFCRVLRLTFTSQVRCPIMIFWMLLPKE
- the NIF3L1 gene encoding NIF3-like protein 1 isoform X1; protein product: MLSSCVRPVPTTVRFVDSLICNSSRSFMDLKALLSSLNDFASLSFAESWDNVGLLVEPSPPHTVNTLFLTNDLTEEVMEEVLQKKADLILSYHPPIFRPMKRITWNTWKERLVIRALENRVGIYSPHTAYDAAPQGVNNWLAKGLGACTSRPIHPSKAPNYPTEGNHRVEFNVNHTQDLDKVMSAVKGIDGVSVTSFSARTGNEEQTRINLNCTQKALMQVVDFLSRNKQLYQKTEILSLEKPLLLHTGMGRLCTLDESVCLATMIDRIKRHLKLSHIRLALGVGRTLESQVKVVALCAGSGSSVLQGVEADLYLTGEMSHHDILDAASQGINVIVCEHSNTERGFLSDLRDMLGSHLENKINIILSETDRDPLQVV